TACCTCTTCATCTCGCACGACCTCGGCGTCATCAGCCACCTGAGCGACCGCGTGCTCGTGATGAAGGACGGCCGCGTCGTTGAGGAGGGCACGGCCGAGGACGTCTTCGAACGACCCCAGCAGACGTACACTCGTGACCTGATCGCCGCGATCCCGGAGTTCGCTCCGGCCGGCGACCCCCGCAGCCCGGAAGGCGACGCATGACCACCGAACCCAAGCAGCTCTTCGTCAACCTGTTCGAGATGGCGTGCGTGAGCCACATCACGCACGGCCTCTGGCCGCTGCCCGGCAACAACCGCGAGCGCTTCGCCGACCTCGACTACTGGCTGGAGCTCGCGCAGCTGCTGGAGCACGGCGGCTTCGACGGCATCTTCCTGGCCGACGTGATCGGCGCGTACGACGTCTTCCGCGGCGGTCCGGAGACGGCGCTGCGGGAGGGTCTGCAGAGCCCGAACCTCGACCCGCTGCTGCTCGTGCCGGCGATGGCGGCCGTGACCGACCGGCTCGGCTTCGGGGTGACGTTCTCGACCACGTACGAGCCGCCGTTCGCCTTCGCCCGCCGGATGTCGACCCTCGACCACCTCACCAAGGGCCGGATCGGGTGGAACATCGTGACCTCCTACCTCCCGAACGCCGCCCGCAACTTCGGGCTGGACGACGAGGTGCCGCACGACGAGCGCTACCGCCGCGCCGAGGAGTACCTGGACGTGCTCTACAAGCTGTGGGAGGGCTCCTGGGACGACGACGCCGTCATCGCCGACCGCGCGGCCGGCGTTTTCACCGACCCGTCGAAGGTGCGCTACATCGACCACGTCGGCGAGCGGCACCGGGTGGCGGGCCCGCACATCGTGCACCCGTCGCCGCAGCGCACGCCTGTGCTGTTCCAGGCGACCGGGTCGCCGGCGGGGATCGAGTTCGCCGGCCGGCACGCGGAGGTCGTCTTCACCGGAGGCCGCACAAGCGAGGAGTTCCGCCGAAACGCCGACGGGATGCGCGACGCCGCCGAGCGCCACGACCGGCAGCGAGACGACGTGAAGTTCATCGCGATGGCGGGCGTGATCGTCGGCCGCACGACCGAGGAGGCCGAGGACAAGTGGAGGCTGTACCAGCAGCACTCCAGCCTCGACGGCATCCTCGCCCACAGCAGCCTCCCGGTGGACCTGACGGCGTTCCCGCGCGACATCACCGTGCGGGAGGCGCTGGCCCGGGCGGAGTTCCCGGCCGAGCGGGTGCCGTTCCTCCCGTTGGATCGCACCGTGGGCCAGGCCCTGGACTTCATCAAGAACGGCCGCGACGACCCGTTCCTGGTGGTCGGCGACCCGAAGACGGTGGCCGACGAGATCGAGCGCTGGCTGGACGAGGACGGCCTCGACGGCATCAACCTCCGCCAGTACCACTCCTTCGAGACGGCCCGCGACTTCGCCGAGCTGGTGATCCCTGAGCTGCGCCGCCGCGGGCGGCTGCCGCAGGAGGGGGAGCGGTCGGGGACGCTGAGGGAGCGACTGTTCGGCGACGGCCGCAACCGGCTGCCGGAGCGGCACCCGGCGACGCGGTACAGGGGCGGCGCGAACCTGCACGAGGAGGCTGCGGCCGCGGCCGCGGCGCGCTGACCCGCGCGGGCTCGCCGAAGGGCACATAAGCGCCCCTAAACGTCGCTTTTAGGGGCGTTTACGTGCCCCTCGGCGCGGCCTCGCATCAGCCTTCGTCGCACCGCCCCGCGAGCCTCCTCGCCCGCGCGCTCGAAACCCCACGAACGCGAGATACACACCCAGGAACGCCTCCCACACGATCTCCGGGAGGGTCGCCACCGCCGACACCGGCGACCCCTGGCCCCACAGCCCGAACAGCACGCCGATCCCGGACAGCGCGACGAGCGAGCCGCCGACCATCCCGACCACCGCCATCGGCCGCGGCACCAGTCCGGAGCGGAGCAGCAGCCAGCCGAGGAGGATGCCGTTGCCGATCCCGGCGACGAAGCCCGGGCCGAGCAGGAACGTCCAGTTCCGGAGCGCGACCAGCGTCTGCGCGGACGCGGTGAGCGCGCCGGGGTCGCTGAGCGTCGCCGCGTGCTGGCGGAGGGTCACGACGGTGAGCAGGCACAGCATCCCGACCGCGATGAACACGCACTCCATCACCCGGGCGACGACGTAGCCGAGCGCGAGCCCCTCGGCGCGGCGGCGGAGGACCGGGAAGAGCGCGAGCGCGGTGCCCAGGTTGGCGGCGATGAGCACCGCCTCGCAGAGGATGCCGGACAGCACGCGCACATCGGCGCCCGCGCCGAGCACGTAGTGCGGGTCGTCCAGGACCGGCGCGTAGAGCAGGACCCCGGCGATCGCGGAGACGAATGTGACGAGGAAGAGCACGCCCGCGGTGAGCGAGCGTCGGCGGTCGGCGGCGGAATCTGATGCGACAGTCGCGGTCGTCGTGGTTGTCATGATGGCCTCGGATCGGGTGGAAGATGACCTAGAATTATGGGTGTACGGTGTACACCACGAACGATAGGTGTACGGCGTACACCTTGTCAATACCCATCGACCGAGGAGCCGCCGATGCCGCAGTCCCCGCGCCCGCGCCTCACCCGTGACGTCCTGCTCGCCAGCGCCCTCGCCCGCGCCGACGCCGCCGGCCTCGACGCCCTGTCGATGCGCGCCCTCGCCGCCGAGCTCGGCGTCGTCCCGATGGCCCTTTACAAGCACGTCGCCAACAAGGACGAGCTGATCGACGGGATGGTCGACCTGGTCTGGGCGGAGGTCGAGCCGCCGGCGATCGGCGGGGCCGCCACTGATGACGGGAGTGCGGGAGCCCCCGCCGTCCCGTGGCACGAGGCCATGCGCGCGCGAGCGACCTCCCTGCGGGCAGCGCTGCGCCGCCATCCCTGGGCCATCGGCCTGATGGAGTCGCGCATGCGTCCCGGCCTGGCCAACCTCGCCGCGCACAACGCCATGATGGGCTGTCTCCGCGAGGCGGGGTTCTCCTTCCGCGCGACCGTGCACGCCACCTCGGTGCTCGACGCCTACGTCTACGGCTTCGCCCTGCAGGAGAAGACCCTCCCGTTCGACACCCCGGAGGAGTCGGGGGAGGCCGCGGCCGCGAAGAGCGAGACCGTTCCGCCGGAAGTGGCCCTCCGCTTCCCGTACCTCCTGGAGGTCGTGGCCGAGCTGGCCCGGGACGGCTACGACTACGACGAGGAGTTCGCCACCGGCCTC
This genomic stretch from Leifsonia sp. EB41 harbors:
- a CDS encoding LLM class flavin-dependent oxidoreductase, encoding MTTEPKQLFVNLFEMACVSHITHGLWPLPGNNRERFADLDYWLELAQLLEHGGFDGIFLADVIGAYDVFRGGPETALREGLQSPNLDPLLLVPAMAAVTDRLGFGVTFSTTYEPPFAFARRMSTLDHLTKGRIGWNIVTSYLPNAARNFGLDDEVPHDERYRRAEEYLDVLYKLWEGSWDDDAVIADRAAGVFTDPSKVRYIDHVGERHRVAGPHIVHPSPQRTPVLFQATGSPAGIEFAGRHAEVVFTGGRTSEEFRRNADGMRDAAERHDRQRDDVKFIAMAGVIVGRTTEEAEDKWRLYQQHSSLDGILAHSSLPVDLTAFPRDITVREALARAEFPAERVPFLPLDRTVGQALDFIKNGRDDPFLVVGDPKTVADEIERWLDEDGLDGINLRQYHSFETARDFAELVIPELRRRGRLPQEGERSGTLRERLFGDGRNRLPERHPATRYRGGANLHEEAAAAAAAR
- a CDS encoding DUF4386 domain-containing protein encodes the protein MTTTTTATVASDSAADRRRSLTAGVLFLVTFVSAIAGVLLYAPVLDDPHYVLGAGADVRVLSGILCEAVLIAANLGTALALFPVLRRRAEGLALGYVVARVMECVFIAVGMLCLLTVVTLRQHAATLSDPGALTASAQTLVALRNWTFLLGPGFVAGIGNGILLGWLLLRSGLVPRPMAVVGMVGGSLVALSGIGVLFGLWGQGSPVSAVATLPEIVWEAFLGVYLAFVGFRARGRGGSRGGATKADARPRRGARKRP
- a CDS encoding TetR/AcrR family transcriptional regulator is translated as MPQSPRPRLTRDVLLASALARADAAGLDALSMRALAAELGVVPMALYKHVANKDELIDGMVDLVWAEVEPPAIGGAATDDGSAGAPAVPWHEAMRARATSLRAALRRHPWAIGLMESRMRPGLANLAAHNAMMGCLREAGFSFRATVHATSVLDAYVYGFALQEKTLPFDTPEESGEAAAAKSETVPPEVALRFPYLLEVVAELARDGYDYDEEFATGLDLILQGIERLQP